CCAACGAGCTGAAGCCCCGCCGGCACGAAGACGCTGAGCACGCTGAGCAGGATCAAGAAACGGCGTGTCATTCGGTTTGCCCGAATACCCACCGCCGCAACGCTCGCGCTCGCCGAAGCCATGCCCGGCAACAGCACGAACGGCCCCAAGATCATGCTCACGAAGCCCACCACGACGAAGTTCAGCATCAGCCCTATGCGCATGTACCTCGGGTCGGCACGGCCGGTCTTCCCCATCCACAGCGAGTAGATCACCACCGCAGTAATGGCCACGTTGGACAAAAGCACCGGGGTCCAGTCGCGAATGCCCATCCACAGCACGATGGGCGTCAACAGGTACCAGCACATGTAGGCCAAGGCGGCGCGCTTCGCGTTCCGAGCGCGGTCCTGTCGCTCCACTTCCTTGAGCGCGGCTTCGGCGTCGGGCGGCAAGTCCGTTGGTGCTTCACTCACCCACTGCATCAACAGGCCCATCGCTGCGTCGTGGCTCGGGTCCAGCGCCAGCGCACGCGTGATCTCCCGCATCGCCCGGGCGCGCTTGGCGTCGGCATCCGGCTCCCCCCGGGCCGCTTCCGCAAGAGCGCGCTCGGCTTCGTCGATGTGCAGCGTGGCCGCCTTCTTGCGTTGCTCGGCGTCGCGCTCGCCATCCAGAAACGCCTCTATCGCGTCGTGCATCTCACGAGCGCTCTGGTAGCGATCCGTCGGCCACGGCGCCACCGCACGACGAACGATCTCCTCCAGCTCCGGCTCCACGTCCTGCTCCGGCGCCCGCTCCCGGGGCGACCGGGCGTTGCTGGCCAGCGTGTCCACCAACAGGTCTTGCAGCGTGTCGCCGCGATGCAGCGGTTCCAGCGCCAAGATCTCGAACAAGATCGCGCCCAGCGCGTACACGTCCGCCGCCGGCCCGATGTGATCCACCTCTCCGCGCACCTGCTCCGGCGCCATGTAACCCGGCGTGCCGATCAGCGCGCCCACCTCCGTGTTCGGCAGCGCTTCGGTCTCTCCGCTGATGGCCGGATCCGGGTCCAGCTCGAGCTCTGCTGCGCCTTGGATCTTCGCCACGCCCCAGTCCAAGACGTACACCTCGCCGAAGTCCCCGAGCATCACGTTGGCGGGCTTCAAGTCCCGGTGCACCACGCCGCGGCTGTGAGCAAACGCTATCGTCAGGCAAACGCGGCCGAGGGCGGAGAGCAGCTTTCGCCGCGTGTACTCTTCTCGGATCTCTTCGTCTCCGGCGCGAAGCCCCGAGAGGATCTGCTCGATGGTATGCCCCTTCACGCGCTTCATCGTGAAGTAGGTCTGGCCGTCTTCGGCCAAGCCGATGTCGTACACGGGCACCACGCTCGGATGCTCGAGCTGCCCTTGCACCCGCGCCTCACGCAGGAAGCGCGCGCGAGTGGCGGTGAAGGAACCGTGCCCCTTCTTGATCACCTTCATGGCGACTTCGCGACCGATGAAGGAATCGGAGCACAGGCGCACCTCGCCCATGCCACCTTGGCCCAACAGGCGATCCATCGAGTAGCGACGGCTGCCGTCCAGAGACGCGGGTGTGGGATCCACCACGCGTGGTTCGGAGTCGCTGGCTGCGACCAGGGTCTGGGCCAGCTCGGCGTCGCCCTGGGGCAGCCGCAGGGTACCGCTCGGGGCGCGGTTGGATTCGGGATCCGCAGGCATGCCCCATCGTAACTGCTCGCCCCAGCCTCCACGTAATGCCTTGTATATTTGTTGGTTTGTCGGTCCGCCGCGGAACCTCGGGGCGCGCGCGCACCGGATCGCTAGACTTCGGGCATGGCTGAGCACGATCTGTCCCGTCGCAACGTCCTGGCCCTCGGCGGCGCCGCTTCCGCGGTAGCACTGCTCGGCGAACGCCGCGCCGCCGCTGCCAAGAAGAGCCACCCGCAGGTCCCACGCCGGGTGCTGGGAAAGACCGGACAGAAGATCCCGATCCTGCTCGTCGGCGGCGGCGCCGGTTTCAAGGCCAAGCTCGATCCGCGCATCTCCGTCGCCCTGCGCCACGGGGTGGACTACATCGACACCGCGCGCAAGTACGCCGGGGGTCGCTCCGAACCGCGCGCCGCGGAAACTCTCAAACGCCTCGGTGCGCTCGACAAGACCTGGATCACCAGCAAGACCGGCCACTGGACGGCGGACGGCCTGGCCAAGGACGTCGACGCCACGCTGAAGAACATCGGTCGCTCCAAGGTGGATCTGTACTTCTTGCACGGCCTGGACGAGCTCGGACCCCTCGACGACAAGGCGCTCATCAAGACCGTGGAGCGTTTGAAGAAGGAGGGAAAGATCCGCTTCTTCGGCTTTTCGTGTCACGCCGGCAACGTGGTGGAGCTGCTGCACGCGGCCAGCAAGCGGAGCTTCGTGGACGCGGTGATGTTCCGCTACAACTTCCGCAAGTACGGCGACAAGGAGCTCCACCGTGCCATCGACGCAGCCCACAAGGCGAACGTCGGGCTCATCGCGATGAAGACGCAGGCCTCGGAGATCGGCCTGGAAGACGCAATCGCCAAGTTCGAGAAGACGGGCAAGTACAACAAGTACCAAGCCGCCCTCAAGGCCGTGTGGGCGGACCAACGCATCAGCGCCGCGGTCTCCCACATGGAGAACATCCGGCAGGTGAAGGAGAACATCGCCGCCGCGCTGGACAAGAAGAGCCTCACCCTGGGGGAGCACAAGGCGCTTCGCCGCTACGCCGAAGCGACGCGGCCGCACGCCTGTGACGGGTGCGATCACCACTGCGGTGCGGCGGCGGGTGCCGCCCTTCGGGTCGGCGATGCGCTTCGTTACCTGATGTACCACGACAGCTACGGCCAGAAGGCCGAGGCCCGCGCCCTGTACCGTGCGCTCCCCGCGGAGGCGCGGCGCCTCGAAGGCGCGGACCTCACCGCGGCCCGTCGCGCCTGCCCTCACGGCGTGGACGTGGAAGCGAAGCTGCTACGCGCGCGCCGCGTTCTCGGCTGATAACGTCGCTGGCAAGATGCCTCGTCGCCTTGCCGCCGCCGTCCTCACGCTCTCGCTCCAGGCCAGCGCCGAGCCCGTCCGGACCCTGGATCTGACCCAGGACTTCGGTGCCTCCCCCAGCAGCGTGAGCGAACGCCAGGCCGTGTACGACGAGCTCACCGTCGCCACCTGCCTGCAAGGGCTCGCCAACCGCAGCGCGCCGAACCTCTATCTCTTCTACGTGACCAGCGCCGTGAAGGCCGGCCTCGAGACCGACAAGCTGTGGTTCGATCGGCTCTCGGATCCCGCCATCGGCGGCGGGATCTTGGACGGCCGCAGCGTGGAACCGCTCTCGGATCTCGACGCGGCCATCACCGCCTACACACCGTTGATCTCCGGCCTCGCCGTGTGGGACCCGAAGGTCCCGGCGACGGTGAACGCGGCCTTCGCCGCGGCGGGTGCCGACGACTTGCTGGTCGTGTCGTACAGCAGCGATCCAGAGAGCTGGTACCAAAAGCTCTCGGCCCAGTTCGACACCAAGATCTCGCTGGTCACGCCCGCGGGCGGTTCGGTGTTCCTCGACAACCAGGGCAGCGAAAGCGTCTTCGGCACCAATCGCCAAACGTCCCAGAGCGCCAAGGCCGACGCGTACGTTTGGGCGCTCGAGAACTACCTGAAGCCGGGCAAGCTGCAACCGCTGGAGCTCGGCTTCATGCTCGACGGCTTCTGGGTGGAAAACCCCACCGACTACAAGGGCAACCCGCAGCCCACGAGCCAGCTGCAGATCACGAACCGCGACTTCCTGGTCGCCCGCCGCGGCATGCCCTTCGATCTGTCGCCTTGGAGCGACGTGGCAGCGACGGACGCCCCTGGGCAGCCCCCGGGGACCGACCCGGCCATCTTGAAGGAGATCGTCTCCGCCGCACGGGACCAGGCGCCGCCGGACGTGATCACCGTACGCGGCTTCTTCGGTTGGCAGTTCAAGTACACCACGCTGCAAGGCCTGCCGGCGGGCCACGAGCCCGTGGCCGGAGAGTGGAAGAGCGTGCAGGTCGTTTCTCCCTGGGCCGTGGGGCTCGACGCCGACGCTCCCGGCGTGGCGACGCTGGCCAACGCCTCGTTCCACCAGCACGTACCGCTGCCGGAGGTGGTCCCACCGCAGCCCCGCCCCACGGCGGAAGATCTGATCGGCGCGGGCTTCCTCCACGGCCTGGCCCAGAACGGCGGCTTCGAAGACGGCAGCGCCGGCTGGACGCTGCACGCGACCAATCACGTCGTGTACACCGACGACGCGCCAGGACCTCCCAAGGCGCACTCCGGCCTGCGCTATCTCGAGTGCAACACTTCCGCCATCGGCGACGACAGCGCGGACAACATCTACCGCGACGGCCCGGCGGCTT
This window of the Polyangiaceae bacterium genome carries:
- a CDS encoding serine/threonine protein kinase; this translates as MPADPESNRAPSGTLRLPQGDAELAQTLVAASDSEPRVVDPTPASLDGSRRYSMDRLLGQGGMGEVRLCSDSFIGREVAMKVIKKGHGSFTATRARFLREARVQGQLEHPSVVPVYDIGLAEDGQTYFTMKRVKGHTIEQILSGLRAGDEEIREEYTRRKLLSALGRVCLTIAFAHSRGVVHRDLKPANVMLGDFGEVYVLDWGVAKIQGAAELELDPDPAISGETEALPNTEVGALIGTPGYMAPEQVRGEVDHIGPAADVYALGAILFEILALEPLHRGDTLQDLLVDTLASNARSPRERAPEQDVEPELEEIVRRAVAPWPTDRYQSAREMHDAIEAFLDGERDAEQRKKAATLHIDEAERALAEAARGEPDADAKRARAMREITRALALDPSHDAAMGLLMQWVSEAPTDLPPDAEAALKEVERQDRARNAKRAALAYMCWYLLTPIVLWMGIRDWTPVLLSNVAITAVVIYSLWMGKTGRADPRYMRIGLMLNFVVVGFVSMILGPFVLLPGMASASASVAAVGIRANRMTRRFLILLSVLSVFVPAGLQLVGWLPASYAFADGQMRILPAATYLPAVPTLTFLVSAILLQVVVTQLLVGIGVERLVLAERRNFAQAWRLRHLLPADSGA
- a CDS encoding aldo/keto reductase, with translation MAEHDLSRRNVLALGGAASAVALLGERRAAAAKKSHPQVPRRVLGKTGQKIPILLVGGGAGFKAKLDPRISVALRHGVDYIDTARKYAGGRSEPRAAETLKRLGALDKTWITSKTGHWTADGLAKDVDATLKNIGRSKVDLYFLHGLDELGPLDDKALIKTVERLKKEGKIRFFGFSCHAGNVVELLHAASKRSFVDAVMFRYNFRKYGDKELHRAIDAAHKANVGLIAMKTQASEIGLEDAIAKFEKTGKYNKYQAALKAVWADQRISAAVSHMENIRQVKENIAAALDKKSLTLGEHKALRRYAEATRPHACDGCDHHCGAAAGAALRVGDALRYLMYHDSYGQKAEARALYRALPAEARRLEGADLTAARRACPHGVDVEAKLLRARRVLG